Below is a genomic region from Balneola sp. MJW-20.
TTACTTCTGAGTCTGTTTCTGAAGGCCACCCGGATAAAGTAGCCGATCAGATCTCAGATGCCATCCTGGATGCATTACTTACTGATGACCCGCAATCAAGAGTCGCCGTTGAAACATTAGTGACCACAGGTCTGGCTATTGTATCGGGTGAAGTTACTTCTGAAGCCTTCGTAGACGTTCAGGAGCTGGTTCGGGAAGTGATCCATGAGATCGGTTACAACAAAGCAAGCTATCGCTTCGATGCTGATTCCTGCGGTGTGCTTTCCACCATCCACACCCAAAGTGCCGACATAGCAATGGGGGTTGACCGCGACGGTGCAGGAGACCAGGGAATGATGTTTGGCTATGCAACCCGGGAAACCGAGCAGTATATGCCGATGCCCCTTCAGTTCTCACACAATCTGCTAAGAGAACTGGCCAATATCCGAAAGAATACCAACCTTATGCCTTATCTGGGGCCCGACAGTAAGTCGCAGATAACCATTGAGTACGATTCTTATAACAAGCCGGCCCGAATTCATACTATCGTTCTCTCCACACAGCATGATGACGGTATTGAGCAGACCCAGATCCACCAGGATGTTAAAAAGCATCTTATCTCAAAAGTGATACCGGGTGACCTGCTGGATGATGACACGATCTATCATATTAATCCTACCGGAAAGTTTGTGATCGGCGGACCACATGGTGATACCGGTCTGACCGGAAGAAAAATCATTGTGGATACATACGGAGGTAAAGGTGCACACGGTGGAGGAGCTTTTTCCGGAAAAGACCCTTCTAAAGTTGATAGAAGTGCCGCTTATGCCGCACGCCATATTGCCAAGAATGTCGTGGCTGCTGAACTGGCTGACGAATGTCTGGTACAGCTGGCTTATGCGATCGGAGTACCTGAGCCGGTATCGATTAATGTAAGCACCTATGGTACCGGAAAGATGAAGGATTCAGAACTGGCCGAAAAGATCGCCAAAGAGTTTGACTGCACTCCTAAAGGCATTATAGAGCGTTTCGATCTCAAACGACCGATCTACCGTAAAACTGCAGCATACGGCCACTTCGGAAGAGGTGAATTCCCGTGGGAAAAGCTGAATTTTGTAGATAAACTTGGTTGATCTGCGATAGACAGGTCTGCGAAGTGAATTGGGGTTTTCGATCAAGGGATCAGTTCAATTACGGAGTTTCTTTTTTGAAGTCTGGATACTCCTGACAAGGATCGAAATTAGCTGATCACATTCGTCGATGGCTACCAGGGCTTGTGGTTCTGAACGATACAAGTTTGCCCGGTGAATCAGCCTCAGAGCCATTGACAAAAGATTCCTTACAGGTCATGTGAATAATCAATTGCATTCATCCGTTCAAAAATCACTTCGCAGATCGGTCCATCGGTTTATCGCATATCAAAACCCTGTTTTGCAATCCCCATTCTCTGTCCTATTTTTGGACTAAAATCATAGCCAGAACAGCGTATGCAATCCCAGTCGGGCCAGCCTTCAATTGAGCTTTTCGGAATAACCATTATGGAGCCGATGGTTACTTTTACAGACCTGTGGATCACTTCGGTTTGTATTTTTGCTTTTGTGAAGCTGGTTAAACTGGACAAGAAGGGGAAAGTACATCAGTATATGAGGTGGTACTTTCTGATCATGGCAGTGGCTACCTTTCTGGGTGGAATTCTGGGCCATGCTTTTCAATATGCGGTGGGCCTCCAGTGGAAGCTGCCCGGCTGGCTGATCAGTATGTTTGCCGTTATGGCGGTTGAAAGAGCTTCTATCATGCATGCCCAGCCGGTCATTAATGACAAATTCGGGCGCTTTCTGGAGATTGCTAATGTGGTGGAGCTGCTGACCTTTGCAGTCATTACTTTCAGTACCGTAAACTTCTTTTTTATACAGGTCCATTCAGCCTATGGCCTCGGAATGGTCGTTCTGCCCATCCATTTCCTGGTATACTGGCGGACCCGGAATGCCGGCAGCAGGGTATTCTTCCTGACGGTCATCTTTGCATCACTCGCTGCATTCTTCTATACCAGCGGTATCGGTCTGCATACCTGGTTCAATAACCTGGATATCGCTCACACTATTATGGCAATCAGTATGTATCTCTTCTATCGCGGTGCCCGAAATCTGGAAGTGCTTGAGCCGGAAGACATCCATGAAGACAAAGGGTCATTTAAGGGTGCTGTATTGGATGCCCTGAAGGGCGTGCAGGTCCTCCATAATAAAAATTAAAAAGGAGCATATACTAGTTGCGTGTAATTGCTCCTTTGTGCTATTTATTTACTCAACTAATTACTGACCTATGCCCAGACTCTTACTCTCTATCGTCTTTTCACTGATCTTATTTTCAGCCTGCACTGATTCAAACGCCCAGCTTGATGGTCCCAAAGCCTTTACGAATGTACAGGTGGTCGATGTTGAGACCGGTGATATCATACCGGGTCAGACCGTTATTATCAGCGGCGACCGTATCCATGCAACCGGACCTGTTTCAGAAATATCCATCCCGGAAAATGCGGAGGTGATCGATGGCGGTGGTCGCTATCTGATGCCGGGGCTGGCTGAAATGCATGGTCACGTTCCCCCAACCATCCCTCCGGCCAATTTCCC
It encodes:
- the metK gene encoding methionine adenosyltransferase, translated to MKNLFTSESVSEGHPDKVADQISDAILDALLTDDPQSRVAVETLVTTGLAIVSGEVTSEAFVDVQELVREVIHEIGYNKASYRFDADSCGVLSTIHTQSADIAMGVDRDGAGDQGMMFGYATRETEQYMPMPLQFSHNLLRELANIRKNTNLMPYLGPDSKSQITIEYDSYNKPARIHTIVLSTQHDDGIEQTQIHQDVKKHLISKVIPGDLLDDDTIYHINPTGKFVIGGPHGDTGLTGRKIIVDTYGGKGAHGGGAFSGKDPSKVDRSAAYAARHIAKNVVAAELADECLVQLAYAIGVPEPVSINVSTYGTGKMKDSELAEKIAKEFDCTPKGIIERFDLKRPIYRKTAAYGHFGRGEFPWEKLNFVDKLG
- a CDS encoding DUF6962 family protein, with protein sequence MQSQSGQPSIELFGITIMEPMVTFTDLWITSVCIFAFVKLVKLDKKGKVHQYMRWYFLIMAVATFLGGILGHAFQYAVGLQWKLPGWLISMFAVMAVERASIMHAQPVINDKFGRFLEIANVVELLTFAVITFSTVNFFFIQVHSAYGLGMVVLPIHFLVYWRTRNAGSRVFFLTVIFASLAAFFYTSGIGLHTWFNNLDIAHTIMAISMYLFYRGARNLEVLEPEDIHEDKGSFKGAVLDALKGVQVLHNKN